In Marivivens aquimaris, one genomic interval encodes:
- a CDS encoding enoyl-CoA hydratase/isomerase family protein, protein MKLVKHRVVEGIAVVVLAAPPLNALEQPVRAQLIDLLDALQARDDVGAICMTGEGVAFSAGLDLSDPAEKETRPTMRELCAAVENCRVPVVVGLRGAVMGRGVALALAAHHRLAEQKTTLALPEVSIGQIPSGGTTQRLARLAGADGAMSLMLGGRPVSASAAMERRIIDGIVSSNVQAAAYEMCKRLIEEGASPRKTSELRDGFADGIGYMQAIGTRRQELGKNLVAPVRIIDCVEAAAVLPFEVGCDYEEERLLECRKNPQAAALRHIFLAERQTNSKLTELDPETNRRTLKKSGEMVARALLTAQGQAGEAMVADGLTQEQIDGALVSAGYRRTPFGGTTASHANLAPDVTRKLTAAFMGAGARLLEDGTIEEPAAVDAISVQTGLMPRQTGGPMHAARAMGLLRLRNDMRKWSETANVWDVPPLLDEAVKYAKGFDAPELLGADVSPD, encoded by the coding sequence GTGAAACTCGTCAAGCATCGCGTCGTCGAAGGTATCGCGGTCGTCGTACTGGCCGCGCCGCCGCTCAATGCGTTGGAACAGCCGGTGCGCGCGCAGCTGATCGACTTGCTAGACGCACTTCAGGCTCGCGATGATGTCGGTGCAATCTGCATGACGGGTGAGGGCGTTGCGTTCTCGGCGGGGCTGGACCTCAGCGATCCGGCGGAAAAAGAAACCAGACCAACGATGAGAGAGCTTTGCGCGGCGGTGGAAAACTGCCGCGTTCCCGTTGTTGTGGGGCTGCGCGGTGCGGTCATGGGGCGCGGCGTTGCGCTGGCATTGGCGGCACATCACCGCTTGGCCGAACAAAAAACGACCCTTGCACTTCCGGAAGTGTCCATCGGACAGATCCCTTCGGGCGGTACGACCCAGCGTCTGGCGCGCCTCGCGGGTGCGGATGGGGCGATGTCTCTGATGCTCGGCGGGCGTCCGGTGTCCGCGTCTGCCGCGATGGAGCGCCGAATTATCGACGGTATCGTGTCCTCAAACGTGCAGGCAGCCGCTTACGAGATGTGCAAACGCCTGATCGAAGAGGGCGCGTCGCCGCGCAAAACCAGTGAGCTGCGAGACGGCTTTGCCGATGGGATCGGATACATGCAGGCCATCGGGACCCGCCGTCAGGAACTGGGTAAGAATCTCGTTGCGCCCGTGCGTATCATCGATTGTGTCGAGGCCGCTGCGGTTCTGCCGTTCGAAGTCGGTTGCGACTACGAAGAAGAGCGCCTGCTGGAGTGCCGCAAGAACCCGCAGGCAGCCGCGCTTCGCCATATCTTCCTTGCCGAACGACAGACGAATTCCAAACTGACCGAGCTTGACCCCGAAACCAACCGCCGGACGCTGAAGAAGTCTGGTGAGATGGTCGCCCGCGCTCTGCTCACCGCCCAAGGCCAAGCGGGGGAGGCGATGGTCGCCGATGGTCTGACACAAGAACAGATCGACGGCGCGCTTGTTTCTGCCGGTTATCGCCGGACGCCGTTTGGCGGCACCACGGCGAGCCATGCGAACCTCGCGCCCGACGTCACCCGCAAGCTGACCGCCGCGTTCATGGGGGCAGGGGCACGGCTGTTGGAAGACGGCACCATCGAAGAGCCAGCAGCCGTGGACGCGATCAGTGTGCAAACCGGTCTTATGCCGCGTCAGACCGGCGGCCCGATGCACGCGGCCCGCGCGATGGGTCTACTGCGTCTGCGGAACGATATGCGCAAATGGTCCGAGACGGCCAACGTCTGGGACGTGCCGCCGCTGCTCGATGAAGCTGTGAAATACGCGAAGGGTTTCGACGCGCCCGAGCTGCTCGGTGCGGACGTCAGCCCAGACTGA
- a CDS encoding ArsR/SmtB family transcription factor: protein MNDLSTTAQAMDKAADEAAEVLKVLANPSRLRILCALLPGERCVGELEEILGASQSYVSGQLARMRSEGLVSCDRDGRTIRYKLADPRISPILERLYDVFCPEHVKLDLSQSVNA, encoded by the coding sequence ATGAACGATTTATCAACGACGGCACAAGCAATGGACAAAGCAGCAGACGAAGCTGCAGAGGTGTTGAAGGTTCTCGCGAACCCTTCGCGTCTCCGCATTCTATGCGCACTCCTTCCCGGTGAGCGCTGTGTGGGCGAGCTGGAAGAAATTCTGGGCGCATCGCAATCCTATGTTTCCGGCCAGTTGGCGCGTATGCGTTCCGAAGGTCTGGTGAGCTGTGACCGTGACGGTCGCACGATCCGCTACAAGCTTGCGGATCCGCGCATCAGCCCAATTCTTGAGCGTCTGTACGATGTTTTCTGCCCCGAGCATGTGAAGCTTGACCTAAGTCAGAGCGTAAACGCGTAA
- a CDS encoding YeeE/YedE family protein — MQTEWIFGLAGGLMIGLAAAMYLLVNGRIMGASGIIGGLIDRSAGSQSMERIFFILGLFGVPTVLALIFGNAQTDGPADTFVTSNIFAVIAAGLFVGIGTRIANGCTSGHGVCGISRLSLRGIVATVFYIMAGGLSVIVFKHILGWV, encoded by the coding sequence ATGCAAACTGAATGGATCTTCGGGCTCGCAGGCGGGCTCATGATCGGTCTGGCCGCCGCGATGTACCTGCTGGTCAACGGTCGAATCATGGGCGCTTCGGGCATCATCGGCGGTCTGATCGACCGCTCGGCAGGTAGCCAGTCGATGGAGCGCATCTTTTTCATCCTCGGACTGTTCGGCGTTCCGACCGTTCTGGCGCTGATCTTCGGCAATGCGCAAACCGATGGACCGGCTGACACGTTCGTCACGTCGAACATCTTCGCAGTGATTGCGGCGGGCCTGTTCGTCGGCATCGGCACGCGCATCGCAAACGGATGTACGTCGGGCCACGGCGTCTGCGGCATCTCGCGCCTTTCGCTGCGCGGCATCGTCGCGACCGTCTTCTACATCATGGCAGGTGGCCTTTCGGTCATCGTGTTCAAACATATCTTGGGGTGGGTCTAA
- a CDS encoding DUF6691 family protein — protein MRNLFALLSGGLFGAGLYVSGMTDTRRVQGWLDVFGDWDPTLAFVMGGAIIPMFFAWRYTTNRTPALGGMFPAKPDPVIGRKLVIGSTMFGIGWGLAGLCPGPAIASLSYGGIQGATFVLAMGVGMLMAPQIKNRLDAVGVAA, from the coding sequence ATGCGTAACCTCTTTGCACTTCTTTCGGGCGGTCTGTTTGGCGCAGGCCTCTATGTTTCGGGCATGACCGACACCCGCCGCGTTCAGGGCTGGCTCGACGTTTTCGGCGATTGGGATCCGACGCTCGCGTTCGTCATGGGCGGCGCGATCATCCCGATGTTCTTTGCGTGGCGCTACACGACGAACCGCACACCTGCTCTGGGCGGTATGTTTCCGGCCAAGCCCGATCCTGTCATCGGTCGCAAACTGGTCATCGGCTCGACCATGTTCGGTATCGGTTGGGGTCTGGCAGGTCTGTGCCCGGGTCCGGCAATCGCCTCGCTGTCCTACGGCGGCATCCAAGGCGCAACTTTTGTGCTCGCGATGGGCGTAGGGATGCTGATGGCGCCGCAGATCAAGAACCGACTAGACGCGGTGGGTGTCGCGGCCTAA
- a CDS encoding TIGR01244 family sulfur transferase, which yields MDIRQITPAYSVTPQIDPADIPAIKEAGFVAIIDNRPDAEIPPEWHTDVMGAAAEAAGLAFTANPVTHAGLNMDMVATQMAAIEAAGGPVLAYCASGTRSSIVWSLGMAGKMPTEEIIKATADAGYDLAGLAPQIDGLASAQ from the coding sequence ATGGATATTCGTCAAATTACCCCCGCCTATTCCGTCACGCCGCAAATCGATCCGGCAGACATCCCCGCAATCAAAGAGGCCGGTTTCGTCGCCATCATCGACAACCGCCCCGATGCGGAGATTCCGCCCGAGTGGCACACCGATGTGATGGGCGCGGCTGCCGAAGCTGCGGGCCTTGCGTTCACCGCCAATCCAGTGACCCACGCGGGCCTGAACATGGATATGGTCGCAACGCAAATGGCCGCAATCGAAGCCGCTGGCGGTCCGGTTCTGGCGTATTGTGCATCGGGCACGCGCTCGTCGATCGTCTGGTCGCTGGGCATGGCAGGCAAGATGCCGACCGAAGAGATCATCAAGGCCACCGCCGACGCAGGTTACGACCTCGCTGGTCTTGCGCCGCAGATCGACGGGCTGGCAAGCGCGCAGTAA
- a CDS encoding FliM/FliN family flagellar motor switch protein: protein MTIDELAGALAEDTLLVQCVRGGEAVGFVGLDLQMRAAVVETRTSGQVMPKDAPSREVTRADHALNAVFVQQLLAELIEYCEGTELADLIVGAATGRPIASPRTLAMEFDDIRYSVVRLTLSLVAGRDGIIWVALPEPQVAVVDEVNSDWQEMLEAQVMASSASIKVVLSRISVPITQIARLSVGDVLPLSGAGVEAVSLEGPGGRQVGQARLGQLAGQRAIRLEAITQREMTDMPYTQRRLQQP from the coding sequence ATGACAATTGACGAGCTGGCAGGGGCGCTGGCCGAAGACACTCTGCTGGTTCAATGCGTGCGAGGCGGCGAGGCGGTCGGGTTCGTCGGCCTCGACCTTCAAATGCGCGCGGCAGTGGTGGAAACGCGCACCTCGGGGCAGGTGATGCCGAAGGACGCGCCGTCGCGGGAGGTCACCCGCGCGGACCATGCCTTGAACGCGGTATTCGTGCAGCAGCTTTTGGCGGAACTGATAGAATATTGCGAAGGCACCGAATTGGCAGACTTGATCGTTGGGGCGGCAACAGGTCGTCCGATTGCCAGTCCGCGAACATTGGCGATGGAATTCGATGACATTCGCTATTCGGTCGTGCGGCTCACGCTGTCGCTGGTGGCGGGCCGCGACGGAATTATCTGGGTTGCGCTACCGGAGCCTCAGGTCGCTGTCGTCGATGAAGTGAACAGCGACTGGCAGGAGATGCTGGAGGCGCAGGTGATGGCCTCCTCCGCGTCGATCAAAGTCGTGCTGTCGCGGATCAGCGTTCCGATTACGCAGATTGCGCGGCTGTCGGTCGGTGATGTGCTGCCGCTTTCGGGTGCGGGGGTAGAGGCGGTCTCGCTTGAAGGACCAGGCGGCAGGCAGGTCGGGCAAGCGCGGCTCGGGCAGCTCGCCGGACAGCGGGCGATCAGGTTGGAGGCGATCACGCAGCGCGAGATGACTGACATGCCATATACTCAGCGGAGGTTGCAGCAGCCCTGA
- a CDS encoding ATP-binding protein, with translation MVSFQFLVFVAVFYVAFLFVIAFAAERSAAKGKGKWLRSPIIYTLSLSIYCTAWTFYGAVGYAARSGLEYLTIYLGPTVVMIGWWWVLRKLVRIGRMHRITSIADLISSRFGKSTALGVMVTLLMVVAATPYVALQLQSVTQSIAVFSQSAGQGWVTDDLDRATLWVAVGLAIFTIVFGTRNLDANERHHGIVIAIAVEAVVKLFALLAVGIFVVWGVAGGIGPTLELIDKSPIAEWDQHSGRWVGLTFLAGAAFLTLPRMFQVLVVENADENNLLMASWAFPLYLMLMSLFVVPIAVVGLDRLPAGSNPDLFVLTLPLAEGQSFLAIFSFLGGLSSATSMVIVATIALATMISNHIVTPIWLTSRGAGAMVSGDVRQLVIGARRLSIGGVLLLGYVYYLLSGGSAALAAIGLISFTGVAQILPALIGGLFWRGATRWGAVAGIGVGFVVWTWTLLLPSFGPDAVVPAAVFENGPLGLRYLRPYALFGIDGIDPQLHAILWSMILNTTIFFVVSVLTFPQPLERLQGAQFVNVFEHSQGARAWTQSTAEAEDLLVMAQRILGAGEAQALFQREAQLQGKASYLPDVTPDFVAHLERELAGSVGAATAHAMVGQLTQGVSVSVEDLIAVADEAAQILEYSNRLEAKSAEQERTALQLREANEKLTQLSIQKDAFLSQISHELRTPMTSIRSFSEILRDGDMTADQTVRYSGIIHAEAVRLTRLLDDLLDLSVLENGQVTLNMQHGTLRDLIDQAVSATGSGQAMAIKRRPTEENVALYTDVDRLTQVFINLIANAQKYCDDEKPVLRIVSRQIGERAVVDFIDNGSGIAKQNQQVIFEKFSRLTDARKAGGAGLGLAICREIMTRLGGEIAYLPGQGGAAFRVVLPPVD, from the coding sequence ATGGTGTCGTTCCAGTTCCTTGTCTTCGTCGCGGTCTTTTACGTCGCCTTCCTGTTCGTCATCGCGTTCGCAGCCGAACGCAGCGCGGCAAAGGGCAAGGGCAAATGGCTTCGCTCGCCGATCATCTACACTCTGTCTTTATCGATCTACTGCACCGCGTGGACGTTCTATGGCGCGGTCGGCTATGCGGCCCGCTCGGGGCTGGAGTACCTGACGATCTACCTTGGCCCGACGGTCGTGATGATCGGCTGGTGGTGGGTGCTACGAAAACTGGTGCGGATCGGACGGATGCATCGCATCACCTCAATCGCCGACCTGATTTCATCGCGTTTCGGCAAATCGACAGCTCTGGGCGTCATGGTGACGCTGCTGATGGTCGTCGCGGCGACGCCCTACGTGGCGCTGCAACTCCAGTCCGTTACGCAGTCCATCGCGGTCTTTTCGCAGAGCGCAGGGCAGGGATGGGTGACCGACGACCTTGACCGCGCAACGCTTTGGGTTGCCGTTGGCCTCGCCATCTTTACCATTGTCTTCGGCACGCGGAACCTCGACGCCAATGAACGGCACCACGGTATCGTCATCGCGATTGCGGTGGAGGCGGTGGTGAAGCTCTTCGCGCTATTGGCCGTCGGCATTTTCGTTGTCTGGGGCGTCGCGGGCGGCATCGGCCCGACACTCGAGCTCATCGACAAATCCCCGATTGCAGAGTGGGATCAGCACTCCGGTCGCTGGGTTGGTCTGACGTTCCTCGCGGGCGCAGCGTTCCTCACCTTGCCGCGCATGTTCCAAGTGTTGGTCGTTGAAAACGCTGACGAAAACAACCTGTTGATGGCGAGCTGGGCCTTCCCACTTTACCTCATGCTCATGAGCCTTTTCGTGGTGCCGATTGCCGTTGTGGGCCTCGACCGCTTGCCCGCGGGCTCCAACCCCGACCTCTTCGTGCTGACCCTACCACTGGCCGAAGGGCAGAGTTTCCTCGCGATCTTCTCCTTCCTCGGGGGGCTGTCGTCCGCAACCTCGATGGTCATCGTGGCGACGATTGCGCTGGCGACGATGATTTCGAACCACATCGTCACCCCGATCTGGCTGACGTCCCGAGGCGCGGGCGCGATGGTATCCGGCGACGTCCGGCAACTTGTCATCGGCGCGCGCCGTCTGTCCATCGGCGGGGTGCTGCTGCTTGGCTACGTCTATTACCTGCTGTCTGGGGGTTCTGCCGCGCTCGCCGCGATCGGCCTCATCAGTTTCACCGGCGTCGCGCAGATCCTGCCCGCGCTCATCGGCGGCCTGTTCTGGCGCGGCGCGACTCGCTGGGGCGCTGTCGCGGGCATCGGCGTTGGCTTTGTCGTCTGGACGTGGACGCTGCTGCTGCCATCGTTCGGGCCGGACGCCGTGGTGCCCGCCGCCGTGTTCGAAAACGGCCCGCTCGGGCTGCGGTATCTGCGGCCCTATGCGCTCTTCGGGATCGACGGCATCGACCCGCAGCTTCATGCGATCCTGTGGTCGATGATCCTGAACACAACGATCTTTTTTGTCGTTTCGGTGCTGACATTCCCGCAGCCGCTCGAACGCCTTCAGGGCGCGCAGTTCGTCAATGTTTTCGAGCATTCCCAAGGCGCCCGCGCGTGGACGCAATCGACCGCCGAGGCCGAGGACCTGCTGGTCATGGCGCAACGCATCCTTGGTGCGGGGGAGGCGCAGGCATTGTTCCAGCGCGAGGCTCAGTTGCAAGGGAAGGCCAGCTATCTGCCTGATGTGACGCCGGATTTCGTCGCGCATTTGGAGCGCGAACTTGCGGGCTCCGTTGGCGCTGCGACCGCTCATGCGATGGTCGGGCAGTTGACGCAAGGTGTCAGTGTCTCAGTCGAAGACCTCATCGCGGTGGCGGATGAGGCCGCCCAAATTCTCGAATACTCGAACAGGTTGGAGGCCAAGTCGGCAGAGCAGGAGCGCACCGCACTTCAGCTCCGCGAGGCGAATGAAAAGCTGACCCAATTGTCGATCCAGAAGGACGCGTTTCTGTCCCAGATCAGTCATGAACTGCGCACGCCCATGACCTCGATCCGTTCTTTTTCAGAGATCCTGCGGGACGGTGACATGACGGCGGATCAGACGGTGCGCTATTCAGGCATCATCCACGCCGAGGCGGTGCGCCTGACCCGTCTGCTGGACGATCTGCTTGATTTGAGCGTACTGGAAAACGGTCAGGTGACGCTGAATATGCAACACGGTACCTTGCGCGATCTGATCGATCAGGCGGTCTCTGCGACGGGGTCAGGGCAGGCGATGGCGATCAAGCGGCGTCCGACGGAGGAGAATGTCGCGCTCTACACCGACGTCGACCGTTTAACGCAGGTTTTCATCAATCTTATCGCGAATGCGCAGAAATATTGTGATGATGAAAAGCCCGTTCTCAGGATCGTCAGTCGCCAGATCGGTGAGCGCGCCGTCGTCGATTTCATTGACAACGGAAGCGGCATCGCGAAGCAGAACCAACAGGTTATTTTCGAGAAATTCTCCCGGCTTACGGATGCGCGTAAAGCAGGCGGCGCGGGCCTTGGCCTCGCGATCTGCCGCGAGATCATGACCCGTCTGGGCGGAGAGATCGCGTATCTGCCGGGGCAGGGCGGGGCCGCGTTCCGCGTGGTGTTGCCACCGGTGGATTAA
- a CDS encoding response regulator transcription factor produces MGKRVLVIEDEPNIIEAISFILSRDGWTVHTHADGETANNKIKAMPPDLIILDVMLPGKSGFDILRDLRADGETHEIPVLMLTARGQTRDREMAERLGVTQFMTKPFSNAEVIESVRTLVAD; encoded by the coding sequence ATGGGGAAACGTGTTCTCGTTATCGAGGATGAACCGAATATTATTGAAGCCATCAGTTTCATTCTGTCGCGAGACGGATGGACGGTGCATACCCATGCAGACGGCGAAACTGCCAACAACAAGATCAAGGCGATGCCGCCGGACCTCATTATCCTTGATGTGATGCTCCCGGGGAAAAGCGGTTTCGACATCCTGCGCGACCTGCGTGCAGACGGCGAAACCCATGAAATCCCTGTACTTATGCTCACGGCGAGGGGCCAGACCCGCGACCGCGAAATGGCAGAGCGGCTTGGTGTCACCCAGTTCATGACCAAGCCGTTTTCGAACGCCGAGGTGATCGAGAGCGTCCGCACACTGGTCGCCGACTGA
- a CDS encoding helix-turn-helix transcriptional regulator yields the protein MPQRQLTGSRIRERRTDLGIKQSELAEKVGISASYLNLIEHNRRRIGGKLLNDLAREMKTDPSSLVEGAETALLDQLREAAAADRAAGAELGRTEDFAGRFTGWSNLVVRQARRINDLETRVKALTDRLAHDPQLATSLHEVISSATSIRSASSILVGEEEVDRDWQRRFHRNIYEDSQRLADASRALVAYLDAPSDEGSVAMSPQEEVEAYLDAQSFHLPYLEGDGSPQHAPTLRSKAASALLSEFRRVYKDHAQAMPLEDFSASAMELNHDPALLADRFRVQLSAAMRRLATLPVDLGHPEFGLVILDGSGTILIQKQITGFGLPRSAVCPLWPAFRAFTQPMQPIRRDVQLPVEGGGRFRCFAIASPVGPASFDAPPTLEATMLVRAIAPSGQPADPVGVACRVCSRSGCRTRREPSILNEAPN from the coding sequence ATGCCGCAGCGCCAGCTCACGGGTTCCAGAATTCGCGAAAGACGAACAGATCTGGGGATCAAGCAATCTGAACTTGCGGAAAAGGTCGGAATTTCGGCGTCATACCTCAATCTGATCGAGCACAACCGCCGCAGAATCGGAGGTAAACTGCTCAACGACCTCGCGCGGGAGATGAAAACCGACCCCTCATCGCTGGTCGAAGGTGCCGAAACCGCACTGCTTGACCAGTTGCGCGAGGCCGCTGCCGCTGACCGCGCAGCCGGTGCCGAACTGGGCCGGACCGAAGATTTCGCGGGACGTTTTACTGGCTGGTCCAACCTCGTGGTCCGTCAGGCGCGGCGCATCAACGACCTTGAGACCCGTGTAAAGGCTTTGACAGACCGCCTCGCGCACGATCCGCAACTGGCGACATCACTGCACGAAGTCATCTCGTCCGCCACGTCGATCCGCTCCGCCTCATCCATTCTGGTGGGAGAAGAAGAAGTGGACCGTGACTGGCAGCGCCGCTTCCACCGCAACATCTATGAGGATAGCCAGCGTCTCGCCGATGCGTCCCGCGCTCTGGTGGCTTACCTCGATGCGCCGAGCGACGAGGGCTCGGTCGCCATGTCCCCACAGGAAGAGGTCGAAGCCTATCTCGACGCGCAGTCGTTTCATTTGCCCTATCTCGAAGGGGACGGCTCGCCCCAGCACGCGCCGACTTTAAGGTCGAAAGCGGCGTCCGCGCTGCTGTCCGAATTCCGGCGCGTATATAAGGACCACGCGCAGGCGATGCCGCTCGAAGATTTCAGCGCAAGTGCAATGGAGCTGAACCACGACCCCGCGCTGCTCGCCGACCGGTTCCGTGTCCAGCTCAGCGCCGCGATGCGCCGCCTTGCGACACTGCCCGTAGATCTTGGCCATCCTGAATTCGGGCTCGTGATCCTCGATGGGTCCGGCACTATACTTATACAGAAGCAGATCACCGGCTTTGGCCTGCCGCGTTCCGCTGTCTGCCCGCTCTGGCCTGCGTTCCGTGCCTTTACCCAGCCGATGCAGCCCATCCGTCGTGATGTGCAGCTTCCCGTCGAAGGGGGAGGGCGGTTCCGCTGCTTTGCTATCGCCAGCCCCGTTGGTCCTGCCAGTTTCGATGCCCCGCCCACGCTTGAAGCGACTATGCTCGTGCGGGCCATTGCGCCCTCCGGCCAGCCTGCGGACCCCGTCGGCGTGGCCTGCCGTGTGTGCTCGCGGAGCGGTTGCCGCACCAGACGCGAGCCGTCGATCCTCAATGAGGCTCCGAATTGA
- a CDS encoding substrate-binding protein, whose translation MSIKNISRRGLLRTGAVTAGGLALPTIFTSSASAYTNEPTGSSVKLGFNVPQTGPYAEEGLDELRAFELAVEHLNGEGDGGMLSTFSSKELQGNGILGKKVEFVTGDTQTKSDVARTSAQSMIQKDGVVMVSGGSSSGVAVAVQGLCQEAGVIFMAALTHSNDTTGKDKKANGFRYFFNAYMSGAALAPVLSNAYGNERRAYHLTADYTWGWTQEESIKASTEALGWETVETVRTPVGAGDFSSYIAPVLNSGADVLILNHYGGDMVNSLTQAVQFGLRDKQVNGKNFEIIVPLYSELMAEGAGSNIQGVYGSMNWNWQLQDPGTQAFVQSFGKKYGRPPSGSAHTSYVQTLLYADAVTRAGTFNPCGVVEALEDFEFDGLGIGSTYYRGADHQCFKDVLVMKGADNPTNQYDTLEIVEVTPRSQVEYEPDHPMFAGGELGECNPGA comes from the coding sequence ATGTCCATCAAGAATATCTCGCGTCGCGGCCTGCTGCGCACCGGTGCGGTAACCGCCGGTGGCCTTGCACTGCCGACGATCTTTACCTCGAGCGCCAGCGCGTACACGAACGAGCCGACCGGCTCGAGCGTCAAGCTGGGCTTCAACGTTCCGCAGACTGGCCCTTACGCCGAAGAAGGTCTCGACGAACTGCGCGCATTCGAGCTCGCTGTCGAACACCTGAACGGTGAAGGCGACGGCGGTATGCTGAGCACCTTCTCGTCGAAGGAACTTCAGGGCAACGGTATCCTCGGCAAGAAAGTCGAGTTCGTCACCGGTGACACCCAGACCAAGTCGGACGTGGCACGTACCTCGGCCCAGTCGATGATCCAGAAAGACGGCGTCGTCATGGTTTCGGGCGGTTCGTCCTCGGGCGTGGCTGTTGCTGTGCAGGGTCTGTGTCAGGAAGCTGGCGTGATCTTCATGGCCGCTCTGACCCACTCGAACGACACCACCGGTAAGGACAAGAAGGCCAACGGCTTCCGTTACTTCTTCAACGCTTACATGTCGGGCGCAGCTCTGGCTCCGGTTCTGAGCAACGCATACGGCAACGAGCGCCGCGCTTATCACCTGACCGCCGACTACACTTGGGGTTGGACGCAGGAAGAGTCGATCAAGGCTTCGACCGAAGCTCTCGGCTGGGAAACCGTCGAAACCGTCCGTACTCCGGTCGGCGCAGGCGACTTCTCGTCCTATATCGCTCCGGTTCTGAACTCGGGCGCAGACGTGCTCATCCTGAACCACTACGGCGGGGACATGGTGAACTCGCTGACCCAAGCTGTTCAGTTCGGTCTGCGTGACAAGCAGGTCAACGGCAAGAACTTCGAAATCATCGTTCCGCTCTATTCGGAGCTTATGGCAGAAGGCGCCGGCTCGAACATTCAGGGCGTTTACGGTTCGATGAACTGGAACTGGCAGCTGCAGGATCCGGGCACTCAGGCCTTCGTTCAGTCGTTCGGCAAGAAGTACGGCCGTCCGCCGTCGGGTTCGGCACACACCTCCTATGTACAGACCCTTCTGTACGCGGATGCGGTCACCCGCGCAGGCACCTTCAACCCGTGCGGCGTTGTCGAAGCTCTCGAAGACTTCGAGTTCGACGGTCTGGGCATCGGTAGCACCTACTACCGCGGCGCCGACCACCAGTGCTTCAAGGACGTTCTCGTCATGAAGGGCGCTGACAACCCGACCAACCAGTACGACACCCTCGAAATCGTGGAAGTCACCCCGCGTTCGCAGGTCGAGTACGAACCCGATCACCCGATGTTCGCCGGCGGCGAACTGGGCGAGTGCAACCCGGGCGCATAA
- a CDS encoding branched-chain amino acid ABC transporter permease, with protein MDAIILQLFNGLEKGSAYALIALGLTLIFGTLGVVNFAHGALFMIGAFCAVTLSRIFQISFVTEDPTQTDFLGNPLQVETPYVEKWFGADAGAWMIDYSVPLSILLTIPVMLLVGYVMERGLIKHFYKRPHADQILVTFGLAIVLQEVVRYFYGANPIQTTSPSDYSGTVNIGAMFGMQIFYPVWRLVYFFFSAIVIGGVFAFLQFTTFGMVVRAGMADRETVGLLGIDIDKRFTLMFGIAASVAGLAGVMYAPILSPNYHMGMDFLVLSFVVVVVGGMGSLPGAVAAGFLLGILQSFASLNEVKAIIPGIDQIIIYVVAIVILLTRPRGLLGRRGVMEE; from the coding sequence ATGGACGCTATTATCCTGCAACTCTTCAACGGCCTCGAGAAAGGATCCGCTTACGCGTTGATCGCTCTTGGTCTGACACTCATCTTCGGCACGCTCGGCGTGGTGAACTTCGCCCACGGCGCGCTGTTCATGATCGGCGCGTTCTGTGCCGTTACTCTCAGCCGTATCTTCCAGATCAGCTTCGTCACCGAAGACCCGACGCAGACGGACTTCCTCGGTAATCCGCTGCAGGTCGAAACTCCGTATGTAGAAAAGTGGTTCGGCGCCGACGCAGGTGCGTGGATGATCGACTACTCGGTTCCGCTGTCCATCCTGCTGACCATTCCGGTGATGCTGCTGGTGGGCTACGTCATGGAACGCGGCCTCATCAAGCACTTCTATAAGCGTCCCCACGCCGACCAGATCCTCGTGACCTTCGGCCTTGCGATCGTGCTTCAGGAAGTCGTCCGCTACTTCTACGGCGCGAACCCGATCCAGACGACTTCGCCGTCGGACTACTCGGGCACCGTCAACATCGGCGCGATGTTCGGCATGCAGATCTTCTATCCGGTCTGGCGTCTCGTTTACTTCTTCTTCTCGGCTATCGTGATTGGCGGCGTGTTTGCTTTCCTGCAGTTCACCACCTTCGGGATGGTAGTCCGTGCAGGTATGGCTGACCGCGAAACCGTTGGTCTGCTGGGCATCGACATCGACAAGCGCTTCACCCTGATGTTCGGCATCGCGGCGTCTGTCGCGGGTCTGGCTGGCGTGATGTATGCACCGATCCTGTCCCCGAACTACCACATGGGCATGGACTTCCTCGTGCTGTCCTTCGTCGTGGTGGTTGTCGGCGGCATGGGCTCGCTGCCTGGCGCTGTCGCTGCGGGCTTCCTGCTGGGCATCCTGCAGTCCTTCGCCTCGCTCAACGAAGTCAAGGCGATCATCCCCGGCATCGACCAGATCATCATCTACGTTGTCGCGATCGTCATTCTACTCACCCGTCCGCGTGGCCTTCTGGGTCGTCGCGGCGTGATGGAGGAATAA